Proteins from a genomic interval of Acidimicrobiia bacterium:
- the hpt gene encoding hypoxanthine phosphoribosyltransferase, which produces MSADFGPEIGETLVSAERLAARISELGAEITAAYPNEAPLLVGVLKGAFVFMGDLARAIKLPVDFDFMAVSSYGSSTRSSGVVRIVKDLDQDLTGRHVILVEDIIDSGLTLGYLRKNLMARNPASLEVCSLLVRETADIQALDLRFVGFKVSDEFVIGYGLDVDERFRNLPYIATYLGPDQGEATGAIS; this is translated from the coding sequence GTGTCAGCTGACTTTGGGCCAGAAATTGGCGAAACTCTTGTCTCCGCCGAACGTTTAGCCGCGCGAATCTCTGAACTGGGGGCAGAAATTACGGCTGCTTACCCCAACGAGGCACCATTGCTAGTTGGAGTCCTAAAGGGCGCTTTTGTGTTCATGGGCGACTTGGCCCGAGCCATTAAACTACCGGTCGACTTCGACTTCATGGCGGTGTCTTCCTACGGCAGTTCCACGCGTTCCAGTGGCGTGGTCCGCATCGTTAAAGATCTCGACCAAGACCTCACTGGTCGTCATGTGATTTTGGTGGAAGACATTATCGACAGCGGGTTGACACTTGGCTACCTTCGCAAGAACCTAATGGCGCGTAACCCCGCCAGCTTGGAAGTCTGTTCGCTGTTGGTGCGAGAAACCGCCGATATTCAAGCTCTCGACCTACGTTTCGTCGGTTTTAAGGTTTCTGATGAGTTCGTAATCGGCTACGGCCTTGATGTTGACGAGCGTTTCCGAAACCTTCCCTACATTGCAACCTATTTGGGCCCTGACCAGGGCGAAGCTACCGGCGCAATCTCATAG
- the tilS gene encoding tRNA lysidine(34) synthetase TilS → MDRPGFPQRVIAPEHLGLVQQLLPNCTFPPTGTEVNLAVSGGADSMTLLVLAVAAGCSAHAYHVDHALRKGSHLEAQMVATVAERFGAQFSALRVDVPEGPNLEARARMARYAVLPEDVLTGHTADDQAETMLLNLMRGAGVDGLAGIAPERRPILALRRYQTEQLCETLGIEVVNDPTNATGLFRRNRVRHEVLPLLNDIAERDVVPIMARQSALLREVSEYLAQAASEIDPTDAKALSAAPKALARIAVRRWVIATAHLAHPPSQATVERILSVANGEVKGTEIVGGWRVVRHRQRLHLVGPQG, encoded by the coding sequence ATGGATCGACCGGGTTTCCCCCAGCGGGTTATTGCCCCAGAGCATCTCGGTTTAGTTCAGCAGCTATTACCAAACTGCACCTTCCCGCCTACCGGAACGGAAGTGAACCTGGCGGTCTCGGGCGGTGCCGACTCGATGACACTGTTGGTGCTGGCCGTGGCGGCAGGCTGTAGTGCTCACGCCTACCATGTTGACCACGCTTTGCGGAAGGGTTCGCACTTAGAAGCCCAGATGGTGGCTACGGTGGCTGAACGCTTCGGCGCGCAATTTAGTGCGTTACGAGTAGATGTTCCTGAGGGCCCAAACTTGGAAGCCCGGGCTCGCATGGCACGCTACGCGGTGCTTCCCGAAGATGTACTGACGGGCCATACCGCTGATGACCAAGCCGAAACAATGCTGTTGAACCTGATGCGTGGTGCTGGCGTTGATGGATTGGCCGGAATTGCGCCTGAGCGTCGGCCAATCTTGGCTTTGCGCCGCTACCAGACCGAACAGCTATGTGAAACTCTCGGTATTGAGGTGGTAAATGACCCTACTAACGCCACCGGGCTATTTCGGCGGAATCGAGTTCGACACGAGGTTTTGCCGTTGCTAAATGACATCGCCGAACGTGACGTGGTACCGATCATGGCTCGCCAAAGCGCGCTTTTGCGTGAGGTGAGTGAATATCTGGCCCAAGCCGCCAGTGAGATTGACCCAACCGATGCTAAAGCCCTATCGGCAGCGCCGAAAGCTTTGGCTCGAATCGCTGTTAGGCGTTGGGTCATTGCCACCGCTCATTTGGCTCACCCGCCTTCCCAGGCAACGGTCGAACGCATTTTGTCGGTGGCGAACGGCGAGGTGAAGGGCACCGAAATAGTGGGGGGATGGCGAGTGGTTCGGCATCGTCAACGTCTTCACCTAGTCGGGCCCCAAGGCTAA